One stretch of Streptomyces sp. A2-16 DNA includes these proteins:
- a CDS encoding aldolase/citrate lyase family protein, with protein MGQGQQERVATSLAGAVSEEISASLAPVDAELERRYPGDPGTRQPVHTVYVPGDAFAADTVRSWGRKALTALDEHAPDAASFAAVLGLSDELAEPVHARVRAKLEREPIEDLRVDFEDGYGPRPDAEEDETAARAARLIAEAYENGTAAPYMGIRMKCMEAAVRDRGIRTLDVFLTGLMAAGGLPEGLVLTLPKVTYAEQVTAFVRLLEAFEKAHGLDAGRLGFEIQIETSQAILATDGTATVARMIQAAEGRATGLHYGTFDYSACLGVSAAHQASDHPAADHAKAIMQVAAAGTGVRVSDGSTNVLPVGPTAKVHDAWRLHYGLTRRALARAYYQGWDMHPGHLPTRYAAVFAFYREGFEQAAGRLTRYANRTGGDVMDEPATAKALSGYLLRGLDCGALDIGEVARLTGLTRADLEGYAAPRRGDLTASAK; from the coding sequence ATGGGTCAGGGCCAGCAGGAGCGGGTGGCGACGAGCCTCGCGGGTGCCGTCAGCGAGGAGATCAGCGCCTCCCTCGCGCCGGTCGACGCCGAACTGGAGCGCCGCTACCCCGGCGACCCCGGCACGCGCCAGCCCGTGCACACCGTCTACGTCCCCGGTGACGCCTTCGCCGCCGACACCGTCCGCTCCTGGGGCCGGAAGGCCCTGACCGCCCTCGACGAACACGCCCCGGACGCCGCGTCCTTCGCCGCCGTCCTCGGGCTGTCCGACGAACTCGCCGAACCCGTCCACGCGCGCGTGCGCGCCAAGCTGGAGCGCGAGCCGATCGAGGACCTGCGCGTCGACTTCGAGGACGGCTACGGCCCGCGCCCGGACGCCGAGGAGGACGAGACGGCGGCCCGCGCGGCCCGGCTGATCGCCGAGGCGTACGAGAACGGCACGGCGGCGCCGTACATGGGCATCCGCATGAAGTGCATGGAGGCGGCCGTCCGGGACCGGGGCATCCGGACCCTCGACGTCTTCCTCACCGGTCTGATGGCGGCGGGCGGTCTGCCCGAGGGGCTGGTGCTGACGCTGCCCAAGGTGACCTACGCCGAGCAGGTCACCGCGTTCGTACGGCTCCTGGAGGCCTTCGAGAAGGCGCACGGACTGGACGCCGGGCGGCTCGGGTTCGAGATCCAGATCGAGACCAGTCAGGCCATCCTCGCCACCGACGGCACCGCCACCGTCGCCCGGATGATCCAGGCCGCCGAGGGCCGCGCCACCGGACTGCACTACGGCACCTTCGACTACAGCGCCTGCCTCGGCGTCTCCGCCGCCCACCAGGCCAGCGACCACCCGGCCGCCGACCACGCCAAGGCGATCATGCAGGTCGCGGCCGCGGGCACCGGCGTACGGGTCTCGGACGGCTCCACGAACGTCCTGCCGGTCGGGCCGACGGCGAAGGTCCACGACGCCTGGCGGCTGCACTACGGCCTGACCCGCCGGGCCCTGGCCCGCGCCTACTACCAGGGCTGGGACATGCACCCCGGCCACCTTCCCACCCGGTACGCGGCCGTGTTCGCCTTCTACCGCGAGGGCTTCGAGCAGGCCGCCGGCCGGCTCACCCGGTACGCCAACCGCACCGGCGGCGACGTCATGGACGAGCCCGCCACCGCCAAGGCGCTCAGCGGCTATCTGCTGCGCGGGCTCGACTGCGGGGCCCTCGACATCGGCGAGGTCGCCCGGCTGACCGGCCTGACCCGGGCCGACCTGGAGGGATACGCCGCACCCCGGCGCGGGGATCTGACCGCCTCCGCGAAATAG
- a CDS encoding endonuclease/exonuclease/phosphatase family protein yields the protein MGLRTAVAAAVTVPLMGTLPASAAKPSNRRLDVMTFNLRFASTSEPNSWAVRRPVMRRLLRQQAPTLMGTQEGLYQQLRDIHSDLGRHYDWIGTGREGGSHDESTAIFYDTRRLVPVEHDTHWLSDTPRVVGSNTWGAALPRIVTWVRFRDRAGGGQEFHVLNTHFDHVSQYARERSAQFLGRRIAAFDPATPVLVTGDFNAAAHDNRAYDTLLATGLVDTWDAAAERGEPYATFHGYKPLTPGGERIDWILATPGTTVHRAWIDTFALNGQFPSDHLPVQATVTLG from the coding sequence ATGGGCCTGAGAACCGCCGTGGCCGCCGCCGTCACCGTGCCGCTGATGGGCACGCTGCCAGCCTCCGCCGCCAAACCGTCCAACCGCCGACTCGATGTCATGACGTTCAATCTGCGCTTCGCCAGTACCTCCGAACCCAACAGCTGGGCCGTCCGCCGCCCGGTGATGCGCCGACTGCTGCGTCAGCAGGCGCCCACCCTGATGGGCACGCAGGAAGGCCTCTACCAGCAGTTGCGCGACATCCATTCCGACCTCGGACGGCACTACGACTGGATCGGCACCGGCCGCGAGGGCGGGTCTCACGACGAGTCCACGGCGATCTTCTACGACACCCGGCGCCTCGTCCCCGTCGAGCACGACACGCACTGGCTCTCCGACACGCCCAGGGTCGTCGGCTCGAACACCTGGGGCGCCGCGCTCCCCCGGATCGTCACCTGGGTGCGCTTCCGTGACCGGGCGGGCGGCGGACAGGAGTTCCACGTCCTCAACACCCACTTCGACCATGTGAGCCAGTACGCGCGCGAGCGTTCCGCGCAGTTCCTCGGCCGGCGGATCGCCGCGTTCGACCCGGCGACACCGGTCCTGGTGACCGGTGACTTCAACGCCGCGGCGCACGACAACCGGGCGTACGACACCCTGCTCGCCACGGGGCTCGTCGACACCTGGGACGCGGCCGCCGAACGCGGCGAGCCGTACGCCACCTTCCACGGCTACAAACCCCTGACTCCGGGCGGTGAGCGCATCGACTGGATCCTCGCCACGCCCGGCACGACCGTGCACCGGGCCTGGATCGACACCTTCGCGCTGAACGGGCAGTTCCCGAGCGACCATCTGCCGGTGCAGGCCACGGTGACCCTGGGATGA
- a CDS encoding electron transfer flavoprotein subunit alpha/FixB family protein, with protein MAEVLVYVDHVDGAVRKPTLELLTLARRIGEPVAVALGNGAGDTAAALAEHGAVKVLTHEAAEYADYLVVPKVDALQAAVESVSPAAVLVPSSAEGKEIAARLALRIGSGIITDAVDLEAGDEGPVATQSVFAASFTTKSRVSNGTPVITVKPNSAAVEAAPAAGAVEALAVTFSAAATGTKVTARTPRESTGRPELTEAAIVVSGGRGVNGSENFAIIEALADSLGAAVGASRAAVDAGWYPHTNQVGQTGKSVSPQLYIANGISGAIQHRAGMQTSKTIVAVNKDAEAPIFDLVDYGVVGDLFDVVPALTEEINSRKG; from the coding sequence ATGGCTGAAGTTCTCGTCTACGTCGATCACGTGGACGGTGCCGTCCGCAAGCCCACCCTGGAGCTGCTGACCCTGGCCCGCCGTATCGGCGAGCCCGTCGCCGTCGCGCTGGGCAACGGCGCCGGTGACACCGCCGCCGCCCTCGCCGAGCACGGCGCGGTCAAGGTCCTCACCCACGAGGCCGCCGAGTACGCCGACTACCTGGTCGTTCCCAAGGTGGACGCGCTGCAGGCCGCCGTCGAGTCTGTGTCCCCGGCCGCCGTGCTGGTCCCCTCCTCCGCCGAGGGCAAGGAGATCGCCGCCCGGCTGGCGCTGCGCATCGGTTCCGGCATCATCACCGACGCCGTCGACCTGGAGGCCGGCGACGAGGGCCCGGTGGCCACCCAGTCGGTGTTCGCCGCCTCCTTCACCACCAAGTCCCGTGTCTCCAACGGCACTCCGGTCATCACGGTCAAGCCGAACTCGGCCGCCGTGGAGGCCGCCCCGGCCGCCGGCGCGGTCGAGGCGCTGGCCGTGACCTTCTCCGCCGCCGCGACCGGCACCAAGGTCACCGCGCGTACCCCGCGTGAGTCGACGGGCCGCCCGGAGCTCACCGAGGCCGCGATCGTGGTCTCCGGTGGCCGTGGTGTCAACGGCTCCGAGAACTTCGCGATCATCGAGGCCCTCGCCGACTCCCTCGGCGCTGCCGTCGGCGCCTCCCGCGCCGCCGTCGACGCCGGCTGGTACCCGCACACCAACCAGGTCGGCCAGACCGGCAAGTCCGTCTCCCCGCAGCTGTACATCGCCAACGGCATCTCCGGCGCGATCCAGCACCGCGCGGGCATGCAGACCTCCAAGACCATCGTCGCGGTCAACAAGGACGCCGAGGCCCCGATCTTCGACCTCGTCGACTACGGCGTCGTCGGCGACCTCTTCGACGTCGTCCCCGCCCTCACCGAGGAGATCAACTCCCGCAAGGGCTGA
- a CDS encoding electron transfer flavoprotein subunit beta/FixA family protein, producing MSLRIVVTVKYVPDATGDRHFADDLTVDRDDVDGLLSELDEYAVEQALQISENSDDDVEVTVLTVGPEDAKDALRKALSMGADKAIHVEDDDLHGTDALGTSLVLAKAIEKAGYDLVVSGMASTDGTMGIVPALLAERLGVPQVTLLSEVSVEDGTVKGRRDGDAASEQLEASLPAVVSVTDQSGEARYPSFKGIMAAKKKPVESWDLSDLDLEAGQVGLEGSWTTVDSAAARPARTAGTIVKDEGEGGKQLAEFLASQKFI from the coding sequence GTGAGCTTGAGGATCGTTGTCACTGTGAAGTACGTGCCCGACGCCACCGGCGACCGGCACTTCGCCGATGACCTGACCGTCGACCGGGACGACGTGGACGGTCTGCTCTCCGAACTGGACGAGTACGCGGTCGAGCAGGCGCTGCAGATCTCGGAGAACTCCGACGACGACGTCGAGGTCACCGTTCTGACGGTCGGCCCCGAGGACGCCAAGGACGCGCTGCGCAAGGCGCTGTCGATGGGCGCGGACAAGGCGATCCACGTCGAGGACGACGACCTGCACGGCACCGACGCGCTGGGCACCTCCCTGGTGCTGGCCAAGGCGATCGAGAAGGCCGGCTACGACCTGGTGGTCTCCGGCATGGCCTCCACCGACGGCACCATGGGCATCGTCCCGGCCCTGCTGGCCGAGCGCCTGGGTGTCCCGCAGGTCACCCTGCTGTCCGAGGTCTCCGTCGAGGACGGCACCGTGAAGGGCCGCCGTGACGGGGATGCCGCCTCGGAGCAGCTGGAGGCCTCCCTCCCGGCCGTGGTCTCGGTGACCGACCAGTCGGGCGAGGCGCGTTACCCGTCCTTCAAGGGCATCATGGCGGCCAAGAAGAAGCCGGTCGAGTCCTGGGACCTGTCGGACCTGGACCTGGAGGCCGGGCAGGTCGGCCTGGAGGGCTCCTGGACCACGGTCGACTCCGCCGCGGCGCGCCCGGCCCGTACCGCGGGCACGATCGTCAAGGACGAGGGCGAGGGCGGCAAGCAGCTCGCCGAGTTCCTCGCGAGCCAGAAGTTCATCTAA
- a CDS encoding flavin reductase family protein, which yields MTATSDLGSPRLASPDLLRSVFRRHAAGVAVITARGDTGPVGFTATSLASVSAEPPMLSFGIGTGASSWPAVSRAEHVGVHILGEHQEELAATFARSGADRFGAPTSWREGPEGVPVLDDVLAWMVCRVHARVPAGDHRIVLAEVRLGDPAGAGRPLLYHQGRFNGLRD from the coding sequence ATGACCGCCACGTCCGACCTCGGCAGCCCGCGTCTCGCCTCTCCCGACCTCCTGCGCTCCGTCTTCCGGCGGCACGCGGCGGGGGTCGCCGTGATCACCGCGCGCGGTGACACCGGCCCGGTCGGCTTCACCGCCACCTCCCTCGCCTCGGTGTCCGCCGAACCCCCCATGCTGTCCTTCGGGATCGGCACGGGCGCCTCCAGCTGGCCGGCGGTGTCCCGGGCCGAGCACGTGGGGGTGCACATACTCGGCGAGCACCAGGAGGAGCTGGCCGCCACCTTCGCCCGCAGCGGCGCCGACCGCTTCGGCGCGCCCACCTCCTGGCGCGAGGGACCCGAGGGCGTCCCCGTCCTCGACGACGTGCTCGCCTGGATGGTCTGCCGGGTGCACGCACGCGTGCCCGCCGGTGATCACCGCATCGTGCTCGCCGAGGTGCGGCTCGGTGACCCCGCGGGCGCCGGGCGGCCGCTGCTCTACCACCAGGGCCGGTTCAACGGCCTGCGCGACTGA
- a CDS encoding thioredoxin family protein gives MTGLVVCVAVLAVASAFGVLQRRRSGRVRVRGRDDGKRLGAAELGEDLGERATLVQFSSAFCAPCRATRRVLGEVAGMVPGVTHVEIDAEKNLDLVRALDILKTPTVLVLDADGRVVRRATGQPRKADVIAAIGEAV, from the coding sequence ATGACCGGACTGGTGGTGTGCGTGGCGGTGCTCGCTGTGGCGAGCGCCTTCGGAGTGCTGCAGCGGCGGCGGAGCGGGAGAGTGCGGGTGCGCGGGCGCGACGACGGAAAGCGGCTCGGCGCTGCCGAGCTGGGCGAGGACCTCGGCGAGCGTGCCACGCTCGTCCAGTTCTCCAGCGCCTTCTGCGCGCCCTGCCGGGCGACCCGGCGGGTGCTGGGCGAGGTCGCCGGCATGGTCCCGGGCGTGACCCACGTCGAGATCGACGCCGAGAAGAACCTCGACCTGGTCCGTGCGCTCGACATCCTCAAGACCCCGACCGTGCTCGTCCTCGACGCCGACGGCCGGGTCGTACGGCGGGCCACCGGGCAGCCGCGCAAGGCGGACGTCATAGCGGCGATCGGGGAGGCCGTGTGA
- a CDS encoding DUF4395 domain-containing protein, giving the protein MDIDARGPRFGAAVTTVVLAAVLITGSVWLLAWQTLAFALGAAGGVARSPYGWVFRRAVRPRIGPPTEFEAPEPPRFAQAVGLAFAGLGLVGYGIGPEWLGLVATGAALAAAFLNATFGYCLGCEMYLLVRRVAVRAE; this is encoded by the coding sequence ATGGACATTGATGCACGCGGGCCCCGCTTCGGCGCGGCCGTGACGACCGTCGTTCTGGCGGCCGTTCTGATCACGGGCAGCGTCTGGCTGCTGGCCTGGCAGACGCTGGCGTTCGCGCTGGGCGCGGCCGGCGGGGTGGCCCGCTCGCCGTACGGCTGGGTCTTCCGCAGGGCCGTACGGCCGCGGATCGGGCCGCCGACCGAGTTCGAGGCACCGGAACCGCCGCGATTCGCGCAGGCGGTGGGCCTCGCCTTCGCGGGCCTGGGACTGGTGGGGTACGGAATCGGGCCGGAGTGGCTCGGACTCGTCGCCACCGGAGCAGCGCTCGCGGCCGCGTTCCTCAACGCCACGTTCGGGTACTGCCTGGGATGCGAGATGTACCTGCTCGTGCGGCGGGTAGCGGTACGCGCGGAGTAA
- a CDS encoding lysophospholipid acyltransferase family protein encodes MAELVYRPVVGFAQALFKAWDLKIDCKGSENIPRSGGAVLVSNHISYLDFVFNGLAALPQKRLVRFMAKESVFRHKVSGPLMRGMKHIPVDRKQGETAYAHALESLRSGEIVGVFPEATISQSFTLKSFKSGAARMAQEAGVPLIPMAVWGTQRLWTKGHPRNFKRSHIPITIRVGEAIEASRDKYAGAITRQVRERVNELLEAAQRAYPVRPKGPDDTWWMPAHLGGTAPTPEAVREAEAR; translated from the coding sequence ATGGCAGAGCTTGTTTACCGTCCCGTCGTCGGATTCGCCCAGGCGCTGTTCAAGGCCTGGGACCTCAAGATCGACTGCAAGGGTTCGGAGAACATCCCGCGCTCGGGCGGCGCCGTGCTGGTGAGCAACCACATCAGCTACCTGGACTTCGTCTTCAACGGCCTGGCCGCGCTCCCGCAGAAACGACTCGTGCGTTTCATGGCGAAGGAGTCCGTCTTCCGCCACAAGGTCTCGGGTCCGCTGATGCGCGGGATGAAGCACATCCCGGTCGACCGCAAGCAGGGCGAGACGGCGTACGCCCACGCCCTGGAGTCGCTGCGGTCGGGCGAGATCGTCGGGGTCTTCCCGGAGGCGACCATCTCGCAGTCGTTCACGCTGAAGAGCTTCAAGTCGGGCGCGGCGCGGATGGCCCAGGAGGCGGGTGTCCCCCTGATCCCCATGGCCGTGTGGGGTACGCAGCGGCTGTGGACCAAGGGGCACCCCCGCAACTTCAAGCGCAGCCACATCCCGATCACGATCCGGGTCGGGGAGGCGATCGAGGCGTCCCGGGACAAGTACGCCGGAGCCATCACGCGCCAGGTCCGGGAGCGGGTCAACGAGCTCCTCGAAGCCGCTCAGCGCGCCTACCCGGTACGGCCCAAGGGGCCGGACGACACATGGTGGATGCCGGCGCACCTCGGAGGGACGGCGCCTACGCCGGAAGCGGTACGGGAGGCCGAGGCGCGGTAG
- a CDS encoding phenylalanine--tRNA ligase beta subunit-related protein, with amino-acid sequence MTLSLTVSDEVRALAPGFTHLAVEAHGLVNGPSTDASSALLDDAARRLAVRLDGRAPHEDPHMAAWREVYTAFGSKPSRTRNSAEALAKRALSDAGLPRINLLVDLYNAISVAHLVPVGGEDLDRVRGGMRLVRATGDEPFVTVAGGEEIVEHPDAGEVVWRDDAGVTCRRWNWRQGPRTRLTEETVSGIFLLESLAPMPVRDVEKAATELAELLEKFSPGARIEAAVR; translated from the coding sequence ATGACTCTCTCCCTGACCGTGTCCGACGAGGTGCGCGCCCTCGCACCCGGCTTCACGCACCTCGCCGTCGAGGCCCACGGACTCGTCAACGGGCCCAGCACCGACGCCAGTTCCGCGCTCCTCGACGACGCGGCCCGCCGTCTCGCCGTACGACTGGACGGGCGCGCCCCGCACGAGGACCCGCACATGGCGGCCTGGCGGGAGGTGTACACGGCGTTCGGTTCCAAGCCGTCGCGCACCCGCAACTCCGCGGAGGCGCTGGCGAAGCGGGCCCTGTCGGACGCCGGCCTGCCCCGGATCAACCTCCTGGTCGACCTCTACAACGCGATCAGCGTCGCGCACCTCGTCCCCGTCGGCGGAGAGGACCTCGACCGCGTCCGGGGCGGGATGCGCCTCGTACGGGCCACCGGTGACGAGCCCTTCGTGACGGTGGCCGGAGGCGAGGAGATCGTCGAGCACCCCGACGCGGGGGAGGTCGTCTGGCGCGACGACGCAGGCGTCACGTGCCGACGCTGGAACTGGCGCCAGGGCCCCCGCACCAGGCTCACGGAGGAAACCGTCTCGGGAATCTTCCTGTTGGAGAGCCTGGCGCCGATGCCGGTGCGGGATGTCGAGAAGGCGGCCACCGAACTGGCCGAACTGCTGGAGAAGTTCAGCCCGGGTGCGCGCATCGAGGCAGCGGTTCGCTGA
- a CDS encoding transglutaminase domain-containing protein — MELIQNTPDLSAYLASDEVIDHDHPVVREAAARLARDAVDSYAYARLAFEFVRDAIPHSHDSGDPRVTWRASDVLEQGTGICYAKAHALAALLRAEDIPTAFCYQRLDVVHGLVAVRFNGAWHRQDPRGNKPGVDARFSLDGERLAFTPEPESNEMDYPVLYAEPHPVVLSVLKAAPDRAYLWKTLPTAL; from the coding sequence ATGGAGCTGATCCAGAACACCCCGGACCTTTCCGCGTACTTGGCCTCCGACGAGGTCATCGACCATGACCACCCGGTCGTCCGCGAGGCAGCCGCACGTCTCGCCAGGGACGCCGTGGACTCGTATGCCTATGCGCGACTGGCCTTCGAGTTCGTCCGCGACGCGATCCCGCACTCCCACGACTCCGGTGACCCCCGTGTCACCTGGCGGGCCTCCGACGTCCTGGAGCAGGGCACCGGCATCTGCTACGCCAAGGCCCACGCGCTGGCCGCCCTGCTGCGCGCCGAGGACATCCCGACCGCGTTCTGCTACCAGAGGCTCGACGTGGTGCACGGTCTGGTCGCCGTGCGGTTCAACGGCGCCTGGCACCGCCAGGACCCCCGCGGCAACAAGCCCGGTGTGGACGCCCGGTTCTCGCTGGACGGCGAGCGGCTGGCCTTCACGCCCGAACCTGAGTCCAACGAGATGGACTACCCGGTCCTGTACGCTGAACCCCACCCGGTCGTCCTGAGCGTCCTCAAGGCCGCCCCCGACCGGGCGTACCTCTGGAAGACGCTCCCCACCGCACTCTGA
- a CDS encoding GNAT family N-acetyltransferase — MDKTALRVRPRTDEDVEACVRALAEVHHRDGYPVNWPARPGEWLTPAAALGNWVADLDGQVAGHVGLSRASEGDAAPDLWSERNGACREQAAVVGRLFVAPRARGHGLGALLMGRVTEEARHRGLHPVLDVVASDTAAAALYERLGWTRLATVEQRWSPYQVVTVHCFSA; from the coding sequence GTGGACAAGACAGCGCTCCGGGTCCGGCCGAGGACCGATGAGGACGTCGAAGCATGCGTACGGGCACTGGCCGAGGTGCACCACCGTGACGGCTATCCGGTGAACTGGCCCGCCCGGCCGGGCGAGTGGCTGACGCCCGCGGCGGCACTGGGCAACTGGGTCGCCGACCTGGACGGACAGGTGGCGGGCCACGTCGGGCTCTCCCGCGCCTCCGAAGGCGATGCGGCCCCTGACCTGTGGAGCGAGCGCAACGGCGCGTGCAGGGAACAGGCCGCGGTGGTCGGGCGGTTGTTCGTCGCCCCGCGGGCGAGAGGGCACGGGCTCGGCGCGCTGCTGATGGGCCGGGTGACGGAGGAGGCACGGCACCGCGGCCTGCACCCGGTGCTCGACGTCGTCGCCTCCGACACCGCCGCGGCTGCCCTGTACGAACGGCTGGGCTGGACGAGGCTGGCCACGGTCGAGCAGCGGTGGAGCCCGTACCAGGTGGTGACCGTGCACTGCTTCTCCGCATAA
- a CDS encoding low specificity L-threonine aldolase, which yields MNPPRTDARRHHDPQVRGFASDNYAGAHPEVLAALALANGGHQVAYGEDDYTENLQRIVRSHFGATAEAFPVFNGTGANVVALQAVTDRWGAVICAESAHINVDEGGAPERMGGLKLLTVPTPDGKLTPELIDRQAYGWDDEHRAMPQVVSITQSTELGTLYTPDEIRAICEHAHAHGMKVHLDGSRIANAAASLDVPMRTFTNAVGVDILSLGGTKNGALFGEAVVVINQDAVSHMKHLRKLSMQLASKMRFVSVQLEALLAKDLWLRNARHANEMAQRLAEGVRAVHGVEILYPVQANGVFAKLPHDVSERLQKRFRFYFWDEAAGVVRWMCAFDTTADDVDAFVAALKEEMAR from the coding sequence GTGAACCCACCGAGGACCGACGCGCGTCGCCATCACGACCCGCAGGTCCGCGGCTTCGCCAGCGACAACTACGCCGGGGCCCACCCGGAGGTGCTCGCCGCATTGGCCCTCGCCAACGGCGGGCACCAGGTCGCGTACGGCGAGGACGACTACACCGAGAACCTCCAGAGGATCGTCCGCAGCCACTTCGGGGCCACGGCGGAGGCCTTCCCGGTCTTCAACGGCACCGGAGCCAACGTCGTCGCGCTCCAGGCGGTCACCGACCGCTGGGGCGCGGTGATCTGCGCCGAGAGCGCGCACATCAACGTCGACGAGGGCGGCGCCCCCGAGCGCATGGGCGGCCTCAAGCTGCTCACCGTCCCTACGCCGGACGGCAAACTCACGCCCGAGCTGATCGACAGGCAGGCCTACGGCTGGGACGACGAGCACCGCGCGATGCCGCAGGTCGTCTCGATCACCCAGAGCACCGAGCTGGGCACCCTGTACACGCCCGACGAGATCCGCGCGATCTGCGAGCACGCCCACGCGCACGGCATGAAGGTCCACCTGGACGGCTCCCGCATAGCCAACGCGGCCGCCTCCCTGGACGTCCCCATGCGCACGTTCACCAACGCGGTCGGCGTCGACATCCTCTCCCTGGGCGGGACGAAGAACGGCGCGCTGTTCGGCGAGGCGGTCGTGGTGATCAACCAGGACGCCGTCTCCCACATGAAGCACCTGCGCAAGCTGTCCATGCAGCTCGCCTCCAAGATGCGCTTCGTGTCGGTGCAGCTGGAGGCCCTGCTCGCCAAGGACCTGTGGCTGCGCAACGCCCGCCACGCCAATGAGATGGCCCAGCGCCTGGCGGAGGGCGTCCGCGCCGTCCACGGCGTCGAGATCCTCTACCCCGTGCAGGCCAACGGCGTCTTCGCCAAGCTCCCGCACGACGTGAGCGAGCGCCTCCAGAAGCGCTTCCGTTTCTACTTCTGGGACGAGGCCGCGGGCGTCGTGCGCTGGATGTGCGCCTTCGACACCACCGCGGACGACGTGGACGCGTTCGTGGCGGCGCTGAAGGAGGAGATGGCGCGCTGA
- a CDS encoding SDR family oxidoreductase has product MVGNGALSGAVIAVAGAGGPAGRAALLRLAEAGATVVGADNDPERLAEAVDAARYASGGATVTGEPVDLLDLDSTRDWAAHIEKDFGRIDGLVHLVGGWRGSETFVKSSLDDWDFLELLLIRTVQHTSLAFYEGLQRSDRGRYLLISAAGATKPTAGNASYAAAKAAAEAWTLALADAFRKAGGPDGPTSAAAILVVKALVHEAMRAERPNAKFAGFTDVRELAEAIAGVWEKPAAEVNGKRLWLTEKP; this is encoded by the coding sequence ATGGTGGGGAACGGAGCTCTCAGCGGTGCGGTGATCGCGGTGGCCGGCGCGGGCGGTCCCGCGGGCCGCGCGGCGCTGCTGCGACTGGCCGAGGCGGGCGCGACCGTCGTCGGCGCGGACAACGACCCGGAGCGGCTCGCGGAGGCCGTGGACGCGGCACGCTACGCCTCGGGCGGCGCCACCGTGACCGGCGAACCGGTCGACCTGCTCGACCTGGACTCCACCCGCGACTGGGCGGCGCACATCGAGAAGGACTTCGGCCGAATCGACGGCCTGGTCCACCTCGTCGGCGGCTGGCGCGGCAGCGAGACCTTCGTCAAGTCGAGCCTGGACGACTGGGACTTCCTGGAGCTGCTGCTCATCCGCACCGTGCAGCACACCTCCCTCGCCTTCTACGAGGGCCTGCAGCGCAGCGATCGCGGCCGCTACCTCCTGATCAGCGCCGCCGGCGCGACGAAGCCCACCGCGGGCAACGCCTCCTACGCCGCCGCCAAGGCCGCCGCCGAGGCGTGGACGCTCGCCCTCGCCGACGCCTTCCGCAAGGCCGGGGGCCCCGACGGGCCGACGTCCGCGGCTGCGATCCTGGTGGTGAAGGCACTGGTGCACGAAGCCATGCGCGCCGAGCGGCCCAACGCGAAGTTCGCGGGCTTCACCGACGTCAGGGAACTGGCCGAGGCGATCGCCGGTGTCTGGGAGAAGCCCGCCGCCGAAGTGAACGGAAAACGTCTGTGGCTGACCGAGAAGCCGTGA